In Juglans microcarpa x Juglans regia isolate MS1-56 chromosome 1S, Jm3101_v1.0, whole genome shotgun sequence, the genomic stretch CCAACGCAGCAGCAGCCGAACGGAAGCCACCCCCGTGCTGAGATTTCCCCCTGCACGACGGAAGGCACTAGCCATTGCCCAGCTCCAGGTGAAACCGTAAGCcacctcaaaaaaaaaaaaaaaaaaaaatacccccACATCCCACGGTTTCCGTGAATCAGTTACTCTCCACGCACGTCCAACGGTGTCAGCCACCACGTCGCAGTCGCCTCCGCCGTACAACGTCAAGATCCTCCACAAATCCGCCCTACGCCACCGTCGCCCAGCCATGGAAAATCACCAAATGTAACACTCTGTTCTGTTTCTCCGAAAACAGAGGACTCCCACAACTTGAACCCGCCACCACCACATCTCGGGGGAGCCACCGCAAGCTGCCAGCCCCCACCCCGACCCCGCCACCTGCACAGAAAGTGCCGCCGGGGGTGGGGTTTAAGAGTaatgtaatattactcttacATAACTGCTGCTTAGGCTATTGATGtaattaagagtaatgctaatcACAGGAAAAGTAGCGGTTATAGTAGCCACGTCGCGGTTACAAGCTTTCATGCCCAAGTCCTTTGCTCGTCCTTACTGCGGGCCGAACCGTGTCCAAACAGTAGCAGTACCCCCGCACGACGTGTTCATAAGCCACCGAGGTCCCGATACCAGAAGAAACTTTGCTGGTTTACTCCACGACCGCCTTCTCATGCGGGGGCATAGGCCTTTCATCGACTACCGAAACTTGAAAGCTGGTGACAAATTGTCCGAAAAGATTGATACCGCCGTTCGAGATTGTAAAGTCGGTGTCCTAGTGTTCTTGCCAAGATATTGTGAGTCCTCCTATTGTCTCCATGAAATGGCTCTGCTAATGGAGTACGAGAAAAGAGTTATACCCATCTTTTATAATGTCAAACCGTCCCAGCTTCGGGTTGGAGACAACGTATCCTATGGACCTTGTGTTTCAGAGAAAGAGCTTGAGAGATTGAGCAGAACACTTGAAGAAGCTAAAAATATCGTTGGACTTAGCTTTGATTCATCAAGAGGGCCCCTTTCTATCCTTTCCccctttatcttattttcaatgactgaacaaatatttcatatattttgttaatattggTTCGTTGTAGAGAATGTCTCTAATAGTGTTCcatcttttttgtttat encodes the following:
- the LOC121247407 gene encoding TIR-only protein-like; the protein is MLITGKVAVIVATSRLQAFMPKSFARPYCGPNRVQTVAVPPHDVFISHRGPDTRRNFAGLLHDRLLMRGHRPFIDYRNLKAGDKLSEKIDTAVRDCKVGVLVFLPRYCESSYCLHEMALLMEYEKRVIPIFYNVKPSQLRVGDNVSYGPCVSEKELERLSRTLEEAKNIVGLSFDSSRGYWPEFLKSASDAIIEQLG